ACCCGCCCCGTCGGTACACCCGTCACCGACGAAACGGAGACGGAATTGAGCATGGGGCGCACCGGTACTGGTACCGGATCAGTGGCTGCTGCCGACTCGGCCAGTTCAGCCAGGGACAGCTCATCGCTCACTTCACGCATGAGCTCGGACATCCGTACATCCAGCGCGTCGCAAATGGCGGAGAGCAGTTCGGAGGATGCCTCCTTCTGCCCCCGCTCCAC
This genomic interval from Streptomyces sp. NBC_00464 contains the following:
- a CDS encoding helix-turn-helix domain-containing protein, with translation MILLRRLLGDVLRRQRQRQGRTLREVSSSARVSLGYLSEVERGQKEASSELLSAICDALDVRMSELMREVSDELSLAELAESAAATDPVPVPVRPMLNSVSVSSVTGVPTGRVTIKAPAEAVDVVAA